From a single Gimesia fumaroli genomic region:
- a CDS encoding class I SAM-dependent methyltransferase, translated as MSHYLEFFKQFRTTFETTGAIAPSSRFLASDMAGPMRQHDGSKKVLEIGPGTGAVTRQIVKQIRPGDQLDLVELNDKFVEILHKRFDREQGFREIKDQTSIHNCPLQEYGAGEEYDYIVSGLPLNNFPTDLVGEIFESYFRLLKPGGVLSYFEYMYVRPVRKVISRGEENQRIRQIDDIMRHYTSLYRIQTDWVWFNLPPAWVQHLQKEKGSPTLVEQTASEELKS; from the coding sequence GTGTCACACTATCTGGAATTTTTCAAACAGTTTCGTACGACATTTGAAACCACCGGTGCAATTGCCCCCAGCAGCCGTTTCCTGGCAAGCGATATGGCGGGACCGATGAGGCAGCATGATGGGTCAAAGAAAGTGTTGGAGATTGGTCCGGGGACAGGGGCTGTGACCAGGCAGATCGTCAAACAGATTCGGCCGGGAGACCAACTGGACCTGGTAGAATTGAATGATAAGTTTGTCGAGATTCTGCATAAACGCTTTGATCGCGAACAGGGCTTTCGGGAGATCAAGGATCAGACGTCGATCCATAATTGCCCGTTGCAGGAATATGGTGCGGGCGAAGAATACGATTATATTGTTTCCGGTTTGCCACTGAATAATTTTCCCACGGATCTGGTGGGGGAGATCTTCGAATCCTATTTCCGTCTGCTCAAGCCGGGCGGCGTCTTGTCGTATTTTGAATATATGTATGTGCGGCCTGTACGGAAAGTGATTTCGCGGGGTGAAGAGAATCAGCGGATTCGACAGATTGATGACATTATGCGTCATTACACCAGCTTGTACCGTATTCAAACCGACTGGGTCTGGTTCAATCTGCCGCCTGCCTGGGTACAGCATCTGCAAAAAGAAAAAGGCAGTCCAACGCTGGTAGAGCAGACTGCCTCTGAGGAACTCAAATCTTGA
- a CDS encoding alpha-keto acid decarboxylase family protein, translating to MAARKTTSKSKSGAAKSRAATKKSPKRTSTKDNGKVPTIGSYLIQRLQDYGINEMFGIPGDFVLQFYGMLEESPIKVVGTTREDNAGYAADGYARVNGLGAVCVTYCVGGLSLCNSIAGAYAEKSPVVVISGAPGMEERETDPLLHHRVKDFHTQRDVFEKITVATALLDDPLTAFQEIDRCLEACVRYKRPVYLELPRDCVHKKAVIPHLPDDRQPISDENALRESLAEAKKLIQASKKPVVIAGVEVHRFGLREEVLKFVEKNKIPMCATILGKSVVSESHPLYLGVYEGAMGRNEVQRYVEESDCVILLGTFMTDINLGIYTAHLDPGKCIYATSEKLRISYHHFHDVVFSDFVKELGKQKMKVVVRKIPDNVRPQPVEFQVKPSQPITTKHLFESINQILGDHTVVVTDVGDCLFGAVDLMISTHTKFLSPAYYTSMGFAIPASIGAQVANPDLRPIVLVGDGAFQMTCLELSTALKLGYNPIVIVLNNKGYTTERFLQEGPFNDIPDWKYHNITDLIGGGWGFEVSTEGDLEKAIKAALANRDSLSVINVHLKPTDVSPALTRLADKMSKQL from the coding sequence ATGGCGGCTCGAAAAACAACATCCAAGTCCAAGTCAGGTGCTGCAAAGTCGCGTGCTGCAACGAAAAAAAGTCCCAAACGTACCTCTACGAAGGATAATGGTAAGGTTCCCACGATTGGCAGCTATCTCATTCAGCGTTTGCAGGACTATGGGATCAACGAGATGTTCGGCATACCGGGGGACTTTGTCCTGCAGTTTTACGGGATGCTTGAAGAGAGTCCGATTAAGGTTGTAGGAACAACACGAGAAGACAATGCCGGTTATGCTGCCGATGGTTATGCACGCGTCAATGGGTTGGGAGCCGTGTGTGTCACTTACTGTGTAGGCGGATTGAGTTTGTGTAATTCGATCGCCGGTGCCTATGCTGAAAAGTCACCTGTTGTAGTCATTAGCGGTGCGCCGGGAATGGAAGAACGGGAAACCGATCCCCTGCTCCACCATCGCGTAAAAGACTTTCACACGCAGCGGGATGTCTTCGAAAAGATCACGGTAGCCACCGCCTTGCTTGATGATCCCCTGACAGCCTTTCAGGAGATTGACCGTTGCCTGGAAGCTTGTGTCAGGTATAAACGTCCCGTCTACCTGGAGCTTCCTCGTGATTGTGTTCACAAGAAAGCCGTGATTCCACATCTTCCCGATGATCGGCAACCGATCAGTGATGAAAACGCGTTGCGTGAGTCATTGGCGGAAGCGAAGAAGTTAATTCAGGCGAGCAAAAAACCAGTGGTTATTGCAGGCGTCGAAGTGCATCGCTTCGGCTTGCGGGAAGAGGTATTGAAGTTTGTCGAGAAAAACAAGATTCCCATGTGTGCGACGATTCTGGGTAAGTCGGTCGTAAGTGAGTCTCACCCGCTGTATTTGGGCGTTTATGAAGGGGCAATGGGGCGCAATGAGGTCCAGCGATATGTCGAAGAGAGTGACTGCGTGATTCTGCTCGGCACGTTCATGACGGACATCAACCTGGGTATTTATACGGCTCACCTGGACCCCGGTAAGTGCATTTATGCGACCAGCGAAAAGCTGAGGATCAGTTATCATCACTTCCACGATGTGGTGTTCTCTGATTTTGTCAAGGAGTTGGGCAAGCAGAAAATGAAGGTGGTCGTGCGTAAAATTCCGGACAATGTGCGCCCTCAGCCTGTGGAGTTTCAGGTGAAACCTTCCCAGCCGATCACCACAAAACACTTGTTTGAAAGTATCAATCAAATTCTAGGCGACCACACGGTTGTAGTTACCGATGTGGGAGACTGTCTGTTCGGCGCCGTTGATTTGATGATCAGTACGCATACGAAGTTCCTGAGTCCTGCCTATTATACGTCGATGGGGTTTGCAATCCCGGCTTCGATTGGGGCGCAGGTGGCCAATCCGGATCTGCGACCGATTGTCCTTGTTGGCGATGGGGCGTTCCAGATGACTTGCCTTGAGCTCTCAACGGCGCTCAAGCTGGGTTACAATCCAATTGTCATTGTTTTGAATAACAAAGGCTATACAACCGAGCGGTTCCTGCAGGAAGGCCCGTTTAATGATATCCCAGACTGGAAATATCATAACATCACCGACCTGATTGGTGGGGGCTGGGGCTTTGAGGTCAGCACGGAAGGTGATCTGGAAAAAGCCATCAAAGCAGCGTTAGCGAATAGGGACAGTTTGAGCGTAATCAACGTGCATCTGAAGCCAACAGACGTCAGCCCGGCACTTACCCGCTTGGCAGATAAGATGTCAAAGCAGCTCTAG
- a CDS encoding NAD(P)-dependent oxidoreductase, protein MAIPAIQPGTTKVGWIGTGVMGASMVGHLMDAGFSATVYNRSKSKAEPLIKKGANWADSPKAVAEASDVIFSIVGFPADVREVLLGEQGALAGASADKILVDMTTSDPSLAVEVAEAASAKGVYSVDAPVSGGDVGAKNGTLSIMIGGEQAVVEALKPCWDAMGKTIVYQGEAGSGQHTKMVNQILIATNMIGVCEALLYGYKAGLDLPTVLESVGSGAAGSWSLSNLGPRIMDNNFDPGFFVEHFIKDMGIALAEAKAMNLSLPGLALGHQLYLAVQAQGHGRDGTHALQLALASLSNVDWENRS, encoded by the coding sequence ATGGCGATACCAGCAATTCAACCAGGAACAACGAAAGTCGGCTGGATTGGAACAGGGGTAATGGGTGCCAGCATGGTTGGACACCTGATGGACGCCGGTTTTTCCGCCACAGTTTACAATCGTAGTAAATCAAAAGCAGAGCCGCTTATTAAAAAAGGTGCTAACTGGGCCGATTCTCCGAAAGCGGTCGCTGAAGCATCCGATGTCATCTTCTCCATTGTCGGGTTTCCTGCTGATGTAAGAGAAGTGCTTTTGGGTGAGCAGGGGGCATTAGCCGGAGCCTCTGCGGATAAAATTCTGGTCGACATGACGACCAGCGATCCCTCATTAGCCGTCGAAGTTGCTGAAGCCGCATCTGCCAAGGGAGTCTATAGCGTTGATGCCCCTGTTTCTGGTGGAGACGTCGGCGCCAAAAACGGCACCTTGTCCATCATGATTGGCGGAGAGCAGGCCGTGGTTGAGGCACTGAAACCCTGCTGGGATGCGATGGGTAAAACCATTGTATATCAGGGTGAAGCGGGATCTGGTCAGCACACGAAAATGGTGAATCAAATTCTGATTGCCACCAATATGATCGGTGTCTGCGAAGCCCTGTTATATGGCTACAAAGCAGGACTGGATCTGCCCACCGTTCTGGAATCTGTTGGCAGTGGTGCCGCAGGCAGCTGGTCACTTTCAAATCTGGGTCCGCGTATTATGGATAATAATTTCGATCCGGGATTCTTTGTGGAACACTTTATTAAAGATATGGGCATCGCACTGGCAGAAGCGAAAGCGATGAACCTGAGTCTGCCTGGCCTGGCATTAGGTCACCAGTTGTATCTGGCGGTTCAGGCTCAGGGACATGGTCGCGATGGAACCCATGCCCTTCAGCTGGCACTGGCGTCTTTATCCAATGTCGACTGGGAAAATCGTTCCTGA
- the dapA gene encoding 4-hydroxy-tetrahydrodipicolinate synthase — translation MSNQSDLFAGLAVAMITPFKNGEIDEAGLCALVDYHIEEGTDTLCPVGTTGESPTLSHDEHKQVISIVCKHAAGRIKVMAGTGSNSTREAIELTKYAQGAGADGALHVAPYYNKPTQEGFFQHYKAIAESVEIPIVIYNIPGRTAKNIEPETIIQLADIPNIVAVKESTGSMDQASHILSACDLAVLSGDDSLTLPLMALGGKGVVSVVGNIVPGDVKSMVNAFNAGDLNLAREWHFKLFTLCRNLLGLATNPIPIKAAMQLLGRDNGEVRLPMTPLDSASIKVLEKTLKDYGLL, via the coding sequence ATGTCTAATCAAAGTGACCTTTTTGCAGGTCTTGCGGTGGCAATGATCACCCCTTTTAAGAATGGTGAAATCGACGAAGCAGGCCTCTGTGCCTTGGTCGACTACCATATTGAAGAAGGGACTGATACCTTGTGCCCCGTCGGAACAACCGGTGAATCGCCGACACTCTCCCACGATGAACATAAGCAGGTAATTTCGATTGTTTGTAAGCATGCTGCTGGCCGGATTAAGGTCATGGCGGGGACCGGCTCCAACAGCACCCGTGAAGCCATCGAACTGACCAAATACGCCCAGGGAGCAGGTGCCGATGGAGCACTGCATGTTGCTCCGTACTATAACAAGCCGACCCAGGAAGGCTTCTTCCAGCATTACAAAGCCATCGCAGAATCGGTTGAGATCCCGATTGTGATTTACAATATTCCGGGTCGAACTGCCAAGAATATCGAGCCTGAAACGATCATTCAGTTAGCGGACATCCCTAACATCGTCGCAGTCAAAGAATCGACCGGTTCTATGGATCAGGCATCACACATTCTCTCTGCCTGCGATCTGGCCGTGCTATCAGGCGACGACAGCCTGACCCTGCCACTGATGGCTCTCGGGGGGAAAGGCGTTGTTTCGGTTGTCGGAAACATCGTCCCCGGCGACGTCAAAAGCATGGTGAATGCCTTCAATGCCGGCGATTTGAACCTGGCGCGCGAATGGCACTTTAAACTGTTCACGCTCTGCCGCAACCTGCTGGGGCTGGCCACAAACCCGATTCCAATCAAAGCTGCCATGCAGCTCTTGGGCCGCGATAACGGCGAAGTCAGACTTCCGATGACGCCACTTGACAGTGCTTCGATCAAAGTTCTGGAAAAAACACTAAAAGATTACGGTCTACTGTAA
- a CDS encoding ATPase, T2SS/T4P/T4SS family: protein MIFGFGKSREEEDDEFEEEIEPVSFQGALNGQPANLKDNARLVKAGLMAAKDIVTDGLALRAELIRFEPKGERYQVAFYIDGVASPGPKLSKQQGMAVVQVIKLLSGLNIQERKRPQSGGVLAELEEVPYQLRVSTSATPGGERLALKAINMNQPLDRADDIGITEEMRERIRELSKGRHGLILVSGAPSSGTTTTTVGVVRSVDAYQYTIFALADPEHRELSHIATLDEKEGDTFDDELRRIIRMEADIIYLNPITDEAYVGSILNVADEITMIAEISAKDAVTGLLKFCKLAGSVEKGVNALRCVVGHKLIRTLCDECKEAFRPNPKLIAKMGLPKTTKMLYRPPRQTVDEEGNEIEPCEKCDGLGYYGRTLMLELIEMTDEMKKLIISDPDPAKIKTYAKKAGMPGFQQDGIRLVAEGKVSLDELQRAFKS, encoded by the coding sequence GTGATATTTGGTTTTGGAAAATCCCGGGAAGAAGAGGATGATGAATTCGAAGAGGAAATCGAGCCGGTCTCCTTCCAAGGCGCTTTAAATGGTCAACCAGCAAACCTGAAAGACAATGCACGACTTGTAAAAGCAGGCCTGATGGCTGCTAAGGATATTGTCACTGACGGTCTTGCTCTGCGTGCTGAACTGATTCGGTTTGAGCCCAAAGGGGAACGATATCAGGTTGCTTTTTATATCGATGGAGTTGCGAGCCCGGGGCCCAAACTGTCGAAGCAGCAGGGTATGGCTGTCGTCCAGGTAATCAAGTTACTGTCGGGCCTGAATATTCAGGAACGCAAACGCCCTCAATCCGGAGGCGTTCTGGCGGAACTCGAAGAAGTTCCCTACCAGCTCCGTGTTTCTACATCCGCTACACCGGGCGGAGAACGCTTAGCCCTTAAAGCGATCAATATGAACCAGCCATTAGATCGCGCTGATGACATTGGTATTACCGAAGAGATGCGGGAGCGCATTCGTGAGCTTAGCAAAGGCCGTCACGGTTTGATCCTGGTCAGCGGGGCTCCCAGTTCCGGCACCACGACGACAACGGTGGGGGTTGTGCGTTCTGTCGATGCATACCAATACACCATCTTTGCGCTGGCAGATCCGGAACACCGTGAACTGAGCCATATCGCAACACTGGACGAAAAAGAAGGGGATACGTTTGACGATGAACTGCGTCGCATCATCCGCATGGAAGCAGACATCATTTACCTGAACCCTATAACAGATGAAGCGTACGTCGGCAGTATTCTGAATGTTGCAGATGAAATCACCATGATCGCTGAAATTTCAGCCAAAGACGCGGTCACCGGCTTGCTCAAATTCTGTAAATTGGCTGGTAGTGTGGAAAAAGGCGTTAATGCACTTCGCTGTGTGGTTGGTCATAAACTGATTCGCACGCTGTGTGATGAATGCAAAGAAGCATTCCGGCCGAATCCCAAACTCATCGCGAAAATGGGCCTGCCTAAGACCACCAAAATGCTATATCGGCCTCCGCGTCAAACTGTTGACGAAGAAGGAAACGAAATCGAACCCTGCGAGAAATGCGATGGGTTGGGGTACTACGGACGTACCTTGATGCTGGAACTGATTGAGATGACTGACGAAATGAAAAAACTCATCATCAGTGATCCCGATCCGGCAAAAATCAAAACCTACGCCAAAAAAGCAGGAATGCCCGGCTTCCAGCAGGATGGAATACGCCTGGTCGCTGAAGGCAAAGTCTCACTCGACGAATTACAGCGTGCCTTTAAATCATAG
- a CDS encoding family 10 glycosylhydrolase gives MNRIQILTSIMFLYCVQAVAFAWAAPDPPVSVKLRIEWGEQTPRLWNARFALTGGEFVSVSSLGVDADEAAVVSHVDGKVVYQPRASRVFNSMEFQIRGTLSTRLQVLMQDRNDPRIQVKHQFQLQEILEQKIILPVPPTGTQLVVQQAPGDSFALKIDRPHLVFAPGEQIQIQAFPKYLMTSGEAVGAELQWSLHRSRTRELIASGSKPVLPQGQNELLKLGVPLIVEAPAEGVYDLVVRMGDEHEAVAQFIVLSSETKQFDQSASHHEGQVLVDEIELEGIQNHHALVTRRPRQRIRNSFKSLFKAGANTGNPASLSPPWSAYHLKLNHRGRPHRLVISYPRRPQAHVGFSILEPDASGQLVPVGVDSGVYLSGTELVSSSETQSGEYQTEVLFWPKVDNPILLFHSLGTQVAPEVLQVQVYELPISEAGRKDSADSGRENKRLVGPYLQKPLLPEIFGASQALDQSSNRSLDDWQTFYEAGNRLAFYLKYHHFNSVLLSVSADGSAIYPSKYLSPTPRYDSGVYHSTGQDIQQKDVLELLYQIFDRERLTLMPELQFSSILAGLEQTIQDDSEQAVGVELVNQHGQTWRHSKGAPRGQAPYYNPLHPRVQDEIACIFEELVTRYSKHASFQGVAIQLSLNGYLQLPGLDWGYDDFTVSQFEKETGVKVPVASGVQKYEKRYQYLTTSAFPQWTQWRCQKIKGLHQRLAEILLKARPDAKIVFAARELLPSRSKAGDVISSLKAGGQIQPVLMEMGLDFSSYDQISNGVVLRPKQYYSAQEKMSAAHILNTHPTVDDAFKTRVNGTLYYHHPVEVRISEFDSLSPWQPAFTWLVSQASPVGISNRMRYVHSIAQQDPYLVFDGGWTIPFGQEQVTRSIRTQLQQLPARPFQTIQVAKQPVVARLSRGKNKTFYYLVNDFPYASQVTVELNVPSGKPVIHLASGSQVDTIKSAQGHVSHSVELAAFDFQAFEVQDSQVQIISVGSKVASQNLVRLQAMIDQKKRSLIKLHQSMNDATAVVLQAGFEGSQSRDYILAGWESKGQKPHSWNLDQTQSHSGKASLLLDRTAGNNSLKTNAIPLQDCRYLNMSVWMKTNSKDMQVRIALEAEQNGKLKVQSAIISVDQQWRKYLFRVKDIPSQQITNAHILIEKLGAEKLWIDDVDLQIHQISPEDDRQLTKLVSTLSFAWDSERYLDCYRLLNSYWGQFGSEPVLPQSVPDQDVEPLKHAERRGIRKLIRR, from the coding sequence GTGAATCGTATTCAGATACTGACCTCGATCATGTTTTTGTATTGTGTGCAGGCAGTCGCTTTTGCCTGGGCTGCACCCGACCCGCCGGTTTCAGTCAAATTGCGTATTGAATGGGGAGAACAAACTCCCCGGCTCTGGAATGCCCGGTTCGCATTAACTGGTGGCGAGTTTGTCTCTGTGAGTTCTCTAGGCGTTGATGCGGATGAAGCAGCCGTAGTGTCGCACGTTGATGGAAAAGTCGTTTATCAACCTCGTGCCAGCCGTGTGTTTAATAGTATGGAATTTCAGATTCGCGGCACTCTGTCGACCCGGTTACAAGTGCTGATGCAGGATCGGAATGATCCACGCATTCAGGTCAAGCATCAGTTTCAGCTGCAGGAAATTCTGGAGCAAAAAATAATTCTACCGGTTCCTCCAACAGGAACACAGCTGGTAGTACAGCAAGCCCCTGGTGATTCCTTTGCTTTGAAGATCGATCGTCCCCATCTGGTATTTGCACCGGGCGAACAGATTCAAATTCAGGCATTTCCGAAGTATTTGATGACTTCAGGAGAAGCGGTTGGAGCGGAGCTTCAGTGGTCTCTGCATCGGTCTCGTACGCGAGAGTTGATTGCCTCAGGTTCCAAACCCGTCTTACCTCAGGGCCAAAATGAGCTTTTGAAGCTGGGGGTTCCGTTGATTGTCGAAGCGCCTGCGGAAGGAGTTTATGATTTGGTCGTCAGGATGGGCGATGAGCATGAAGCGGTTGCTCAGTTTATTGTGCTCTCAAGTGAAACAAAACAGTTTGATCAAAGTGCCTCTCATCACGAGGGGCAAGTGCTCGTAGATGAAATAGAGCTGGAGGGGATCCAGAATCATCACGCGCTCGTCACCCGACGACCCCGCCAGCGAATCCGCAATTCGTTCAAGTCACTATTTAAAGCGGGAGCGAATACAGGCAATCCGGCAAGTCTTTCCCCTCCCTGGTCAGCATATCATTTAAAATTGAATCATCGAGGGCGGCCTCATAGGCTGGTGATCAGCTACCCCCGTCGGCCTCAGGCTCATGTTGGGTTTAGTATTCTGGAGCCGGATGCATCCGGCCAGTTGGTGCCAGTCGGAGTGGACTCCGGAGTGTATCTCTCAGGAACTGAGCTGGTATCGTCGTCTGAGACTCAGTCTGGGGAGTATCAAACGGAAGTGCTGTTTTGGCCGAAAGTCGATAATCCGATTCTTTTATTTCATAGTCTGGGAACTCAAGTCGCGCCAGAGGTGCTGCAGGTGCAGGTTTATGAATTGCCCATTTCGGAAGCAGGTCGAAAGGATTCAGCAGATTCCGGTCGAGAAAACAAACGACTGGTAGGCCCGTATTTGCAAAAACCATTGTTACCGGAAATCTTTGGTGCGTCTCAGGCCTTGGATCAGAGTAGTAATCGTAGTCTGGATGACTGGCAAACATTTTATGAGGCCGGCAATCGTTTGGCTTTTTATTTGAAGTACCATCATTTTAACAGTGTTTTGTTATCAGTTTCTGCTGACGGAAGCGCGATTTATCCTTCAAAATATCTGTCGCCGACTCCCCGTTATGATTCCGGTGTGTATCATTCCACTGGTCAGGACATTCAACAAAAAGATGTGCTGGAACTGCTGTATCAGATTTTTGACCGCGAGCGGTTGACCTTAATGCCCGAGTTGCAGTTCTCTTCGATTTTAGCAGGCTTGGAGCAGACGATTCAGGATGATTCAGAACAAGCGGTCGGAGTTGAACTGGTGAATCAACACGGACAGACCTGGAGGCACTCCAAGGGGGCACCCCGAGGACAAGCCCCTTATTACAATCCCCTGCATCCCCGAGTTCAGGATGAGATCGCCTGTATTTTCGAGGAATTGGTAACACGTTACAGCAAACATGCTTCCTTTCAAGGCGTGGCGATTCAATTGAGTCTGAATGGCTATCTCCAGCTGCCGGGATTGGACTGGGGCTATGATGATTTTACGGTTTCTCAGTTTGAAAAAGAGACAGGCGTTAAAGTTCCTGTCGCTTCCGGGGTACAGAAATATGAAAAACGGTATCAGTATTTAACCACATCGGCATTCCCACAGTGGACACAATGGCGGTGTCAGAAGATTAAGGGGTTGCACCAGCGACTGGCCGAAATACTGTTAAAGGCACGTCCTGATGCAAAGATTGTGTTTGCTGCCAGAGAGCTGCTGCCATCACGGAGTAAAGCCGGTGATGTGATTTCTTCATTGAAAGCGGGGGGACAGATTCAACCGGTTTTAATGGAAATGGGACTTGATTTTTCCAGCTATGATCAAATCAGTAATGGTGTCGTTTTGCGACCAAAGCAGTATTATTCCGCGCAGGAAAAAATGTCAGCTGCACATATTCTCAATACGCATCCAACCGTTGATGATGCTTTTAAAACACGCGTCAATGGCACTTTGTACTATCACCATCCGGTGGAAGTTCGTATTTCTGAGTTTGACTCACTTTCTCCGTGGCAACCTGCCTTTACCTGGCTCGTCTCACAAGCATCACCTGTCGGCATCTCAAATCGGATGCGTTATGTGCATTCGATTGCACAACAGGATCCTTATCTTGTCTTCGATGGTGGCTGGACGATTCCTTTTGGGCAGGAGCAGGTGACTCGTTCAATCCGTACCCAGTTGCAGCAATTGCCGGCAAGACCCTTTCAAACAATTCAGGTAGCAAAACAGCCTGTTGTTGCCCGATTGTCACGTGGGAAAAACAAAACATTTTACTATCTGGTCAATGATTTTCCATATGCCAGTCAAGTCACGGTTGAACTGAATGTGCCTTCAGGTAAGCCGGTAATTCATCTGGCAAGCGGAAGTCAAGTCGACACGATCAAGTCGGCACAGGGGCATGTGAGTCATTCGGTTGAATTAGCAGCCTTTGATTTTCAGGCGTTTGAAGTTCAGGATTCCCAGGTTCAAATCATTTCGGTTGGCTCAAAAGTAGCAAGCCAGAACCTGGTGCGTTTGCAGGCGATGATTGATCAAAAGAAACGCAGTTTGATCAAGTTGCATCAGTCGATGAATGACGCTACTGCTGTTGTGTTGCAAGCGGGCTTTGAAGGATCGCAATCCCGTGATTACATTCTGGCTGGCTGGGAATCGAAAGGGCAGAAGCCGCATTCCTGGAATCTGGATCAAACTCAGTCGCATTCCGGAAAGGCGTCTTTGCTCTTGGATCGAACAGCGGGAAATAATTCTCTCAAGACAAATGCGATTCCGCTGCAAGATTGCCGTTATTTGAATATGAGCGTCTGGATGAAAACCAATTCGAAAGATATGCAGGTTCGGATTGCATTAGAAGCAGAGCAGAATGGAAAACTCAAAGTTCAATCGGCGATTATTTCAGTGGATCAGCAGTGGCGAAAATATCTGTTTCGGGTGAAGGATATCCCATCTCAGCAGATTACGAATGCCCATATTCTGATTGAAAAACTGGGGGCTGAGAAATTGTGGATTGATGATGTCGATCTGCAGATTCATCAGATTTCTCCCGAAGACGACAGGCAGTTAACAAAGCTTGTCTCGACCCTTTCGTTTGCCTGGGATTCCGAGCGGTATCTGGACTGCTATCGCCTGTTGAACAGTTACTGGGGGCAATTTGGAAGTGAGCCGGTCTTGCCTCAATCCGTTCCAGATCAGGATGTTGAGCCGCTAAAGCATGCCGAGCGGCGTGGGATTCGAAAGCTGATCCGTCGCTAA
- a CDS encoding aminotransferase class IV, with amino-acid sequence MTEPLAYLNGVLIPFSEAKLSVTDLGIVYGAAVTEMIRTFAHRPFMLEAHLDRLYAALDYVCIESPLSKSELKQISERLVENNAALLPADQDLGLTIFLTAGQNLPYLGLAEQETCRTPTICVHTFPLAFELWDQKYTTGQHLVKSEVQQLNAAVFDPRVKSRSRIHLYRADKLVRQQETQASALLFDASGFVAETTIGNFYLVKENVIVSPRPEHVLGGISQQMVIRLAKQLRLRYEETDISSNAILEADEALTSSTGYCLMPVTRFGETPISGGVPGPVFNQLLSAWSAAVGVDIKSQAIQIGDARRNAL; translated from the coding sequence ATGACTGAACCACTGGCGTACCTCAATGGCGTCTTGATCCCTTTTTCAGAAGCCAAGCTGTCAGTTACTGACCTGGGAATTGTGTACGGCGCTGCGGTGACTGAGATGATACGCACCTTCGCGCATCGCCCCTTTATGCTGGAAGCACATCTGGACCGTCTCTACGCGGCGCTGGACTATGTTTGTATTGAGTCTCCTCTGTCAAAGTCGGAACTCAAGCAAATCAGTGAGCGTCTGGTCGAAAACAATGCAGCATTGCTACCGGCAGATCAGGATCTGGGTTTGACGATTTTCCTGACTGCCGGCCAGAATCTGCCTTACCTGGGGTTGGCAGAACAGGAGACCTGCCGTACACCGACGATTTGCGTGCATACTTTTCCTCTGGCGTTTGAGCTTTGGGATCAAAAATATACTACCGGTCAACATTTAGTGAAATCCGAAGTGCAACAGCTGAATGCAGCGGTATTTGATCCCCGGGTCAAGTCGCGCAGCCGCATTCATCTATATCGCGCTGACAAACTGGTTCGCCAGCAAGAGACCCAGGCCAGCGCACTATTATTTGATGCATCAGGATTTGTCGCGGAAACCACAATTGGGAACTTCTATCTCGTGAAAGAGAATGTCATCGTGTCCCCCCGCCCGGAGCATGTGCTGGGAGGAATCAGTCAGCAAATGGTGATCCGATTAGCGAAACAATTAAGACTTCGCTATGAAGAAACAGATATTTCGTCAAATGCCATTCTTGAAGCCGACGAAGCATTGACGTCTTCGACCGGGTATTGTCTGATGCCTGTGACTCGTTTCGGCGAAACACCAATTTCGGGTGGCGTTCCAGGGCCTGTTTTTAATCAGTTGTTGTCGGCGTGGAGCGCAGCCGTCGGAGTCGACATAAAAAGTCAGGCTATACAGATTGGCGACGCGCGACGGAACGCACTTTAG